In one Nocardioides luteus genomic region, the following are encoded:
- a CDS encoding alpha/beta hydrolase yields the protein MVRLFPAARRAIAAEEASPPVWEVDVAAQRTEARRLAAAEAKEEVAEVTGIDADGVPCRLYTPEDVREGLIVHLHGGGFVFNDVEVHDAACRRLANRSGLRVLSVDYRRPPEDPYPAAPDDVDTVVKWLGNDPLLSTLPAYVHGDSAGGNLALVAALRNPGVFGAMVLVYPFLDPSMSTPGYTMEDGWNEEAAWYWKQYAATEADLRNPDLGPYLASDEELRGLPPTLIVSAEGDILTDENEDFALRLADLGVEVVAFRAVGQIHGFWRHGTTFPAAESVMAMTAGFINQHSPRGRR from the coding sequence ATGGTTCGACTCTTCCCCGCCGCCCGCCGTGCCATCGCCGCCGAGGAGGCCTCGCCGCCGGTCTGGGAGGTCGACGTCGCCGCCCAGCGCACCGAGGCCCGCAGGCTGGCCGCGGCCGAGGCGAAGGAGGAGGTCGCGGAGGTCACCGGGATCGACGCCGACGGGGTTCCGTGCCGGCTCTACACCCCCGAGGACGTACGCGAGGGGCTGATCGTCCACCTCCACGGTGGTGGCTTCGTCTTCAACGACGTCGAGGTCCACGACGCCGCGTGCCGGCGGCTCGCCAACCGGAGTGGGCTGCGGGTGCTGTCGGTCGACTACCGCAGGCCTCCCGAGGACCCCTATCCCGCGGCTCCCGACGACGTCGACACGGTCGTCAAGTGGCTGGGCAACGACCCGCTGCTGAGCACGCTGCCGGCGTACGTGCACGGTGACAGCGCCGGCGGCAACCTCGCCCTGGTCGCGGCGCTGCGCAACCCCGGCGTCTTCGGCGCGATGGTGCTCGTCTACCCGTTCCTCGACCCGTCGATGAGCACCCCGGGCTACACCATGGAGGACGGCTGGAACGAGGAGGCGGCCTGGTACTGGAAGCAGTACGCCGCCACCGAGGCCGACCTCCGCAACCCCGACCTCGGCCCCTACCTCGCCTCCGACGAGGAGCTCCGCGGCCTGCCGCCGACGCTGATCGTCAGCGCCGAGGGCGACATCCTCACCGACGAGAACGAGGACTTCGCGCTGCGCCTCGCCGACCTCGGCGTCGAGGTGGTCGCCTTCCGTGCCGTCGGCCAGATCCACGGGTTCTGGCGCCACGGCACGACGTTCCCCGCGGCGGAGTCGGTGATGGCGATGACGGCCGGCTTCATCAACCAGCACAGCCCGAGGGGACGCCGGTGA
- the cls gene encoding cardiolipin synthase yields the protein MNAGEVTSTSIYVIDVLVKVVALGVVPKNRRPSSAMAWLLAIFFIPGVGLIGYLLLGQTRLDRRRHARQRALNDEVTEYVRGLPRTPHPKTISEVDAATIELNERLGSLPARPGNRVDLIDDYTASVEAMTAAVDQAETYVHAQFYITACDHVTEPFFDALDRAAARGVRVRLLLDHLGSRGIPVWRALKKRLNASDIDWHPLLPINPLRGQIRRPDLRNHRKLLVVDGRVAFTGSQNLIEPGYNKPRNHRAGREWVELNARIEGPLVTALNVVFASDWDTETGELLRAELAAPAPPAGDVTGQIVPSGPGVDAENNLRAFTHLMYAARKRISITSPYFVPDESLLYAVTTAARRGVEVELFVSEGKEQFMVYHAQRSYYEALLEAGVRIYLYPKPAVLHSKHFSIDDEVAVLGSSNMDMRSFALNYEVSLMLFDGDPVAQLRKVEDGYRAISRELLLEEWLARPRVAAYVDNVLRLTAALQ from the coding sequence ATGAACGCGGGGGAAGTGACGAGCACCTCGATCTACGTCATCGACGTGCTGGTGAAGGTGGTCGCGCTGGGCGTGGTGCCGAAGAACAGGCGCCCGAGCAGTGCGATGGCGTGGCTGCTGGCCATCTTCTTCATCCCGGGGGTCGGCCTGATCGGCTACCTGCTGCTCGGTCAGACCCGGCTGGACCGACGGCGGCACGCCCGCCAGCGGGCCCTCAACGACGAGGTGACCGAGTATGTCCGCGGGCTGCCGAGGACCCCGCACCCGAAGACGATCTCCGAGGTCGACGCGGCGACGATCGAGCTGAACGAGCGGCTCGGCTCGCTGCCCGCCAGGCCGGGGAACCGGGTCGATCTGATCGACGACTACACCGCCTCCGTCGAGGCGATGACGGCCGCGGTGGACCAGGCCGAGACGTACGTGCACGCGCAGTTCTACATCACCGCCTGCGACCACGTCACCGAGCCGTTCTTCGACGCTCTGGACCGGGCCGCGGCGCGTGGGGTGCGGGTGCGGCTGCTCCTCGACCATCTGGGCTCGCGCGGCATCCCGGTCTGGCGCGCGCTCAAGAAACGGCTCAACGCCTCCGACATCGACTGGCACCCGCTGCTCCCCATCAACCCCCTGCGCGGCCAGATCCGCCGTCCCGACCTGCGCAACCACCGCAAGCTCCTGGTCGTCGACGGCCGGGTCGCCTTCACCGGCTCGCAGAACCTCATCGAGCCCGGCTACAACAAGCCCAGGAACCACCGCGCCGGCCGGGAGTGGGTCGAGCTGAACGCCCGGATCGAGGGTCCGCTGGTGACCGCGCTGAACGTCGTGTTCGCCAGCGACTGGGACACCGAGACCGGGGAGCTGCTGCGGGCGGAGCTGGCCGCCCCCGCACCGCCCGCCGGCGACGTGACCGGCCAGATCGTGCCCAGCGGGCCGGGTGTCGACGCGGAGAACAACCTGCGCGCGTTCACCCATCTCATGTACGCCGCCAGGAAGCGGATCTCGATCACCAGCCCCTACTTCGTGCCGGACGAGTCGCTGTTGTACGCCGTGACGACCGCCGCCCGCCGAGGCGTCGAGGTCGAGCTCTTCGTCAGCGAGGGCAAGGAGCAGTTCATGGTCTACCACGCCCAGCGCTCCTACTACGAGGCGCTGCTGGAGGCCGGGGTCCGCATCTACCTCTACCCCAAACCCGCCGTCCTCCACTCCAAGCACTTCAGCATCGACGACGAGGTCGCCGTGCTCGGCTCGAGCAACATGGACATGCGCTCGTTCGCCCTCAACTACGAGGTCTCGCTGATGCTCTTCGACGGCGACCCGGTCGCGCAGCTGCGGAAGGTCGAAGACGGCTACCGGGCCATCTCCCGCGAGCTGCTGCTCGAGGAGTGGCTCGCGCGGCCGCGGGTCGCGGCGTACGTCGACAACGTGCTGCGCCTCACCGCCGCTCTCCAGTGA
- a CDS encoding thioredoxin family protein — protein sequence MAVIALLLLAAGCGTDTDQAGEEAAEPASSPASSTPSTAASAPGETPAEDPACEGRYADYSAEAVAEECYADTILFFHAPWCPECRGFEEAIKSGEVPEGAQILKVDYDSATELRKKYEVTIQSTFVRVDSTGERVALWSGYGQDKSVDAILENTQ from the coding sequence GTGGCTGTGATCGCTCTCCTCCTGCTCGCCGCCGGGTGTGGCACCGACACCGATCAGGCCGGCGAGGAGGCCGCCGAGCCGGCCTCCTCGCCGGCCTCCTCGACGCCGTCGACCGCCGCGTCCGCTCCGGGCGAGACGCCCGCCGAGGATCCCGCCTGCGAGGGCCGCTACGCGGACTACTCCGCCGAGGCGGTCGCCGAGGAGTGCTACGCCGACACGATCCTCTTCTTCCACGCGCCCTGGTGCCCGGAGTGCCGCGGGTTCGAGGAGGCGATCAAGAGCGGCGAGGTGCCCGAGGGAGCACAGATCCTGAAGGTCGACTACGACTCCGCGACCGAGCTGCGCAAGAAGTACGAGGTGACGATCCAGTCGACCTTCGTGCGAGTCGACTCAACGGGTGAACGGGTCGCGCTGTGGTCGGGCTACGGCCAGGACAAGTCGGTCGACGCCATCCTCGAGAACACCCAGTGA
- a CDS encoding cytochrome c biogenesis CcdA family protein: protein MTLLLASFLAGALSVLAPCVVAFVPAMFSRGTGERRPWVAVAALGVSVIVFSVLLKSTTLLIDVPPRFWSTVSGVIVALFGVVMIWPRLWDALAFRLGLGSRAQERLARASVRRGIGGDILLGASMGPVFSACSPTYALIVAAILPAEPLRGLGYLVAYVAGLTLLLAAVMVGGRALLARLRWAIDPEGTFHKVLGLVLVLIGVAIATGLDKTLLTLLVERGLFDWQIGLEGRLSTDR from the coding sequence GTGACGCTCCTGCTCGCGTCGTTCCTCGCCGGGGCGCTCTCGGTGCTCGCCCCGTGCGTGGTGGCGTTCGTGCCAGCCATGTTCTCCCGTGGCACCGGCGAGCGCCGCCCGTGGGTGGCGGTCGCCGCGCTCGGCGTCTCCGTCATCGTGTTCAGCGTCCTGCTCAAGTCGACGACCCTGCTGATCGACGTCCCGCCCCGGTTCTGGAGCACCGTCTCGGGCGTGATCGTGGCGCTCTTCGGCGTGGTGATGATCTGGCCCCGGCTGTGGGACGCGCTGGCGTTCCGCCTCGGCCTCGGCTCGCGCGCCCAGGAGCGCCTGGCCCGGGCGAGCGTCCGCCGCGGGATCGGTGGCGACATCCTCCTGGGCGCGAGCATGGGGCCGGTCTTCAGCGCGTGCAGCCCGACGTACGCCCTGATCGTGGCGGCGATCCTTCCGGCCGAGCCGTTGCGCGGGCTCGGCTACCTGGTCGCGTACGTCGCCGGCCTGACCCTGCTGCTCGCCGCGGTCATGGTGGGTGGCCGGGCGCTGCTGGCCCGGCTCCGGTGGGCGATCGACCCCGAGGGCACCTTCCACAAGGTGCTCGGTCTCGTCCTGGTCCTCATCGGCGTCGCGATCGCGACCGGTCTCGACAAGACCCTGCTCACGCTGCTGGTCGAGCGGGGGCTCTTCGACTGGCAGATCGGGCTCGAGGGCCGGCTCAGCACCGATCGGTGA
- a CDS encoding 2-phosphosulfolactate phosphatase — translation MSAVDDQHRQHAYRARLDWGPVGAEAIGPADIAVVVDVLSFTTTLTVAVERGIEVFPFRWRDDRAEAYAQERDAVLAVQRQDAVPGRPSLSPASLRDADGVGRLVLPSPNGSTISSLLAEGGATVVGASLRNRTAVARWLAPRFAAGASIAVIASGERWPDGTLRPAVEDLWGAGAVLDALDPDDLSPEAAMARDAFRAADLPASLHACAGGRELTAKGYAEDVVVAAEVDSASVVPLLRGESFRAAADAVTDRC, via the coding sequence GTGAGCGCCGTCGACGACCAGCATCGCCAGCACGCCTACCGGGCCCGGCTCGACTGGGGCCCGGTGGGCGCCGAGGCGATCGGGCCCGCGGACATCGCCGTCGTGGTGGACGTGCTCTCGTTCACCACGACCCTGACGGTCGCGGTCGAGCGCGGGATCGAGGTGTTCCCGTTCCGGTGGAGGGACGACCGGGCGGAGGCGTACGCACAGGAGCGCGACGCCGTCCTCGCGGTGCAGCGTCAGGACGCGGTGCCGGGACGGCCCTCGCTCTCGCCCGCGTCGCTACGCGATGCCGACGGGGTCGGGCGCCTGGTCCTGCCCTCGCCCAACGGCTCGACGATCAGCAGCCTGCTCGCGGAGGGCGGTGCCACCGTCGTCGGTGCCTCGCTCCGCAACCGGACTGCCGTCGCCAGGTGGCTTGCTCCTCGCTTCGCCGCCGGCGCCAGCATCGCTGTCATCGCCTCGGGGGAGCGCTGGCCGGACGGCACGCTCCGGCCGGCGGTCGAGGACCTCTGGGGCGCCGGGGCCGTCCTCGACGCGCTCGACCCCGACGACCTCTCGCCCGAGGCGGCGATGGCGCGCGACGCGTTCCGTGCCGCCGACCTCCCGGCCTCGCTCCACGCCTGTGCCGGTGGCCGCGAGCTGACCGCGAAGGGCTACGCCGAGGACGTCGTCGTCGCCGCCGAGGTGGACAGCGCGTCGGTGGTCCCGCTCCTGCGTGGCGAGTCGTTCCGGGCCGCCGCGGACGCGGTCACCGATCGGTGCTGA
- the rdgB gene encoding RdgB/HAM1 family non-canonical purine NTP pyrophosphatase, translating into MPAEPTNEPSVHVASRNAKKLGEMFRILSPLVPGVSVVGLDDVTHYDEPVEDAPDFEGNALIKARAGFKATGLPTVADDSGLCVDALNGMPGVLSARWGGPPKSDERNNELLLAQLSDVPDERRGAHFACAIAFVWDGGEIVVEGRMDGRIIREVRGDGGFGYDVLFVAVDTEDGRTSAELSIEEKDAISHRGRALREIAPQIAAALGA; encoded by the coding sequence TTGCCGGCTGAGCCCACGAACGAGCCCAGCGTCCACGTCGCCTCGCGCAACGCCAAGAAGCTGGGGGAGATGTTCCGGATCCTCTCGCCGCTGGTGCCCGGTGTCTCGGTCGTCGGTCTCGACGACGTCACCCACTACGACGAGCCGGTCGAGGATGCGCCCGACTTCGAGGGCAACGCGCTGATCAAGGCGAGGGCCGGGTTCAAGGCCACCGGGCTGCCGACCGTCGCCGACGACTCGGGTCTCTGCGTCGACGCGCTCAACGGGATGCCGGGCGTGCTCTCGGCGCGCTGGGGCGGTCCACCGAAGTCGGACGAGCGCAACAACGAGCTGCTGCTCGCACAGCTCTCCGACGTCCCCGACGAGCGCCGCGGCGCCCACTTCGCCTGCGCGATCGCCTTCGTCTGGGACGGTGGCGAGATCGTCGTCGAGGGCCGCATGGACGGCCGGATCATCCGCGAGGTCCGCGGTGACGGCGGGTTCGGCTACGACGTCCTGTTCGTCGCGGTCGACACCGAGGACGGACGTACCTCGGCCGAGCTGTCGATCGAGGAGAAGGACGCCATCTCCCACCGCGGCCGTGCGCTGCGCGAGATCGCTCCGCAGATCGCCGCCGCGCTCGGCGCGTGA
- the rph gene encoding ribonuclease PH, whose protein sequence is MTTRADGRADDELRPIKITRNWLDHAAGSVLIEFGKTRVLCAASASEGVPRWRKGSGLGWVTAEYAMLPASTHERSSRESVKGKIGGRTHEISRLVGRSLRAVIDYKALGENTINIDCDVLQADGGTRTAAITGAYVALADAVASLGVSKALTGSVAAISVGIIDGVPRLDLPYEEDVRAETDMNIVMTGEGKFVEVQGTAEGVAFDRAELDALLALGEKGCADLTKLQEAALAG, encoded by the coding sequence GTGACCACACGAGCTGACGGGCGCGCCGACGACGAGCTGCGCCCCATCAAGATCACCCGCAACTGGCTCGACCACGCGGCCGGTTCCGTCCTCATCGAGTTCGGCAAGACCCGCGTCCTGTGCGCCGCCTCGGCCTCCGAGGGCGTGCCGCGCTGGCGCAAGGGCTCCGGGCTGGGCTGGGTGACGGCGGAGTACGCGATGCTGCCCGCCTCCACCCACGAGCGCTCCTCGCGCGAGTCGGTGAAGGGCAAGATCGGCGGACGTACGCACGAGATCTCCCGCCTGGTCGGGCGCTCGCTGCGCGCCGTCATCGACTACAAGGCGCTCGGCGAGAACACCATCAACATCGACTGCGACGTGCTGCAGGCCGACGGTGGCACCCGCACGGCGGCGATCACCGGCGCCTACGTCGCGCTCGCCGACGCGGTGGCCTCGCTGGGCGTCTCGAAGGCCCTGACCGGCTCCGTCGCGGCGATCTCGGTCGGGATCATCGACGGTGTGCCGCGCCTCGACCTGCCCTACGAGGAGGACGTCCGCGCCGAGACCGACATGAACATCGTGATGACCGGCGAGGGCAAGTTCGTCGAGGTGCAGGGCACCGCCGAGGGCGTCGCCTTCGACCGCGCCGAGCTCGACGCCCTGCTGGCGCTGGGCGAGAAGGGCTGCGCCGACCTGACCAAGCTGCAGGAGGCCGCACTTGCCGGCTGA
- a CDS encoding SGNH/GDSL hydrolase family protein: MGTYLRYAALGDSATVGLGDPTVEGWRGWARLLAEALGQTYDISFCNTAVIGATSTVVVEQQLADAVAHRPDVASLIVGVNDVMRSTWDTARLRNDLMTCADALAGQGALLMTARFHDHSVMWPMPGWMKRSIQRRTADLNAIWDEVHATYGGLRLDLGAVPDLHERRFWAADRLHPSELGHRRMARAFGEQLVAYGFSFEPPSLEPGGGLPTGWRQDLAWMAGEGVPWMGRRARDLGPWVVRRAWARPSGEPKRETVA; encoded by the coding sequence GTGGGCACCTACCTGCGTTACGCGGCGCTGGGCGACAGCGCCACCGTTGGGCTCGGCGACCCGACTGTCGAGGGTTGGCGAGGATGGGCCCGGCTGCTGGCCGAGGCTCTGGGACAGACGTACGACATCTCCTTCTGCAACACCGCGGTGATCGGCGCGACCTCGACCGTCGTGGTCGAGCAGCAGCTCGCCGACGCGGTGGCGCACCGGCCGGACGTGGCCTCGCTGATCGTCGGGGTCAACGACGTGATGCGCTCGACGTGGGACACGGCGAGACTCCGGAACGACCTGATGACCTGCGCCGACGCGCTCGCGGGCCAGGGCGCGCTGCTGATGACGGCGCGCTTCCACGACCATTCGGTGATGTGGCCGATGCCGGGCTGGATGAAGCGGTCGATCCAACGGCGTACGGCCGATCTCAACGCCATCTGGGACGAGGTCCATGCCACCTACGGTGGTCTGCGGCTCGACCTGGGGGCCGTTCCCGATCTGCACGAACGGCGCTTCTGGGCCGCCGACCGGCTGCATCCCTCCGAGCTCGGCCACCGGCGGATGGCCCGTGCGTTCGGGGAGCAGCTGGTGGCGTACGGCTTCTCCTTCGAACCGCCCTCGCTGGAGCCCGGCGGCGGGCTGCCGACCGGCTGGCGGCAGGACCTGGCCTGGATGGCGGGCGAGGGAGTGCCGTGGATGGGGCGCCGGGCACGGGATCTGGGGCCGTGGGTCGTGCGCCGGGCGTGGGCGCGACCCAGCGGTGAACCCAAGCGGGAGACCGTTGCATAG
- a CDS encoding ABC transporter ATP-binding protein codes for MIKVEGLTRVYGTFTAVDDVSFTAEAGKVTGFLGPNGAGKSTTMRIMVGLTNPTKGRATIDGSLYADLPNPGRHVGVLLDASAQHDGRTGREVLTLAAMTMGLPKSRVDEMLELVSLTPSEAKRRIKNYSLGMKQRLGIAHALIGDPKVLILDEPANGLDPAGIRWMRGLLKEYADRGGTVLLSSHLLHEVEQIADELILIGNGRIVAEGTKDTILASQGTAGQSLVTSLDNEALTVALKAKGYSVEPLGTGMRVSAAPAEVGKAALESNVVLTDLRDGGAGLEDIFLQLTAETQRESTTQIHAEGVSA; via the coding sequence ATGATCAAAGTCGAAGGACTGACGAGGGTCTATGGGACCTTCACCGCGGTCGACGACGTGTCGTTCACCGCCGAGGCCGGCAAAGTCACCGGCTTCCTCGGCCCGAACGGTGCCGGTAAGTCGACCACCATGCGCATCATGGTCGGCCTGACCAACCCCACCAAGGGTCGGGCAACGATCGACGGCAGCCTCTATGCCGACCTCCCCAACCCGGGCCGCCACGTCGGTGTGCTGCTCGACGCCAGCGCTCAGCACGACGGCCGCACCGGCCGTGAGGTGCTCACGCTCGCCGCGATGACGATGGGCCTGCCCAAGTCGCGCGTCGACGAGATGCTCGAGCTGGTGTCGCTGACGCCGTCGGAGGCCAAGCGCCGGATCAAGAACTACTCGCTCGGCATGAAGCAGCGCCTCGGCATCGCGCACGCGCTGATCGGCGACCCCAAGGTCCTGATCCTGGACGAGCCGGCGAACGGCCTCGACCCGGCCGGTATCCGCTGGATGCGTGGCCTGCTGAAGGAGTACGCCGACCGCGGCGGCACCGTCCTGCTCTCCTCCCACCTGCTGCACGAGGTCGAGCAGATCGCCGACGAGCTGATCCTCATCGGCAACGGTCGCATCGTGGCCGAGGGCACCAAGGACACGATCCTCGCCAGCCAGGGCACCGCCGGCCAGTCGCTGGTCACCTCCCTGGACAACGAGGCGCTCACCGTCGCGCTGAAGGCCAAGGGCTACAGCGTCGAGCCGCTCGGCACCGGCATGCGCGTCTCGGCCGCACCGGCCGAGGTGGGCAAGGCTGCCCTGGAGTCCAACGTCGTGCTCACCGACCTGCGTGACGGTGGCGCCGGCCTCGAGGACATCTTCCTGCAGCTCACCGCCGAGACCCAGCGCGAGAGCACCACCCAGATCCACGCCGAAGGAGTCTCCGCATGA
- a CDS encoding sensor histidine kinase has product MQQPPPEVYQPRLSLWGHVWRYLLALGISAIALISSTDGWPEWRFLLDLGLGVLCMVLVFWRRRWPVAIATFTIVAGGFSILSAGASSLALVSLATRRRWREIIPISLLNVAAGMFWFAVMETTPTEEIPGIPLWGFNLGANVVIIAAMVAWGMYIGSRRELIATLRLRAETAEAEQSLRVSQARETERRRIAREMHDVLAHRISHISMQAGALAYREDLSADQVRAEVGTIREGAHRALEDLRTVLGVLRGNGEDPETAPQPTYADLGRLVEEARTGGMNITFTDDVEGSPPETVGRSIYRVVQEGITNARKHAPGALLEVALSGSEEHGIDVRLRNRLGFDSNTPGAGLGLVGLTERVDLAGGHLTHRTEKDVFILEAWLPWGQ; this is encoded by the coding sequence GTGCAGCAACCGCCACCCGAGGTCTATCAGCCACGCCTGAGCCTGTGGGGGCACGTGTGGCGGTATCTCCTTGCGCTGGGGATCAGCGCCATCGCCTTGATATCCAGCACCGACGGCTGGCCGGAGTGGCGCTTCCTGCTCGACCTCGGCCTCGGTGTCCTCTGCATGGTCCTGGTCTTCTGGCGCCGCCGTTGGCCGGTGGCGATCGCCACGTTCACCATCGTCGCCGGAGGGTTCTCGATCCTCTCCGCCGGAGCGTCGAGCCTCGCTCTGGTCTCGTTGGCGACCCGGCGCCGCTGGCGCGAGATCATCCCGATCTCCCTGCTCAACGTCGCCGCAGGCATGTTCTGGTTCGCGGTGATGGAGACCACCCCCACCGAGGAGATCCCCGGCATCCCGTTGTGGGGCTTCAACCTCGGCGCCAACGTGGTGATCATCGCCGCGATGGTCGCCTGGGGCATGTACATCGGCTCGCGGCGCGAGCTCATCGCCACGCTCCGGCTCCGTGCCGAGACGGCCGAGGCCGAGCAGTCGCTGCGCGTCTCCCAGGCCCGCGAGACCGAGCGCCGGCGGATCGCCCGCGAGATGCACGACGTGCTCGCCCACCGCATCTCCCACATCTCCATGCAGGCCGGGGCGCTCGCCTACCGCGAGGACCTCTCCGCCGACCAGGTCCGGGCCGAGGTCGGCACCATCCGCGAGGGCGCCCACCGGGCCCTCGAGGACCTCCGGACCGTCCTCGGCGTGCTGCGCGGCAACGGCGAGGACCCCGAGACCGCGCCCCAGCCCACGTACGCCGATCTGGGCCGTCTCGTCGAGGAGGCCCGCACGGGCGGCATGAACATCACCTTCACGGACGACGTCGAGGGCTCGCCGCCGGAGACGGTGGGGCGGTCGATCTACCGGGTCGTGCAGGAGGGCATCACCAACGCCCGCAAGCACGCTCCGGGAGCGCTGCTGGAGGTCGCGCTGAGCGGGTCCGAGGAGCACGGTATCGACGTACGCCTGCGCAACCGGCTCGGCTTCGACTCGAACACGCCCGGCGCCGGCCTCGGCCTGGTCGGGCTCACCGAGCGCGTCGACCTCGCGGGCGGACACCTCACGCACCGTACGGAAAAGGATGTCTTCATTCTCGAAGCATGGCTACCGTGGGGCCAGTGA
- a CDS encoding response regulator: MSSPGTSPETPVTIKVGIVDDDPLVRSALGLMLGGQADIEVVGEATDGQEALALVRTSAPDVVLMDIRMPRINGLDATRRVLTEARPPRVIVLTTFGADEYVVDALAAGAEGFLLKDTPPPEIVAAIRAVAAGEPILSPKATRTLITRLRAEPTGDRAAAAGRRLEALTEREHEVALAVGRGLSNAEIAKELYLSIPTVKAHVSRLFDKLGATNRVQIAITVHDAGLV, translated from the coding sequence GTGAGCAGCCCAGGGACCAGCCCAGAGACTCCGGTCACGATCAAGGTCGGGATCGTCGACGACGACCCGCTCGTGCGCTCGGCCCTCGGGCTGATGCTCGGCGGCCAGGCCGACATCGAGGTCGTCGGCGAGGCGACCGACGGCCAGGAGGCACTCGCCCTGGTGCGTACGTCAGCCCCTGACGTGGTGCTGATGGACATCCGGATGCCGCGGATCAACGGCCTCGACGCGACCCGTCGGGTCCTGACCGAAGCCCGGCCGCCACGGGTGATCGTGCTGACCACCTTCGGTGCCGACGAGTACGTCGTGGACGCGCTCGCCGCGGGCGCCGAGGGGTTCCTCCTCAAGGACACCCCGCCGCCGGAGATCGTCGCGGCGATCCGCGCGGTCGCGGCGGGCGAGCCGATCCTCTCCCCCAAGGCCACCCGCACCCTGATCACCCGGCTCCGCGCCGAACCGACCGGCGACCGCGCCGCTGCCGCCGGCCGCCGCCTCGAGGCGCTCACCGAGCGCGAGCACGAGGTCGCGCTCGCCGTCGGGCGGGGGCTGAGCAACGCCGAGATCGCCAAGGAGCTCTACCTCTCCATCCCGACCGTCAAGGCGCACGTCTCGCGCCTGTTCGACAAGCTCGGCGCCACCAACCGCGTGCAGATCGCGATCACGGTCCACGACGCCGGGCTGGTCTGA
- a CDS encoding MBL fold metallo-hydrolase — protein MTSGMRLTIIGCSGSYPGPDSPASCYLVEADDSEGRTWRIVLDMGNGALGVLQRYVDPLLIDAVLLSHLHADHCVDMTSYYVLRKWHPTGPQPPIPVYGPKGTGRRLAKAYDLPKRPGMREEFAFSTYTGPIHLGPFVITPTAVEHPVDAYGLRIEAHGKVIAYSGDTAETEALLDIATEADLFLCEAAFRDGVENPPGVHITGVHAGEYATKAHVKKLVITHVPPWHDSADALREARSAYDGPTELAATGSIYEI, from the coding sequence ATGACCTCCGGGATGCGGCTGACGATCATCGGGTGCTCGGGCTCCTATCCCGGGCCCGACAGCCCCGCCTCCTGCTACCTCGTCGAGGCCGACGACTCCGAGGGGCGGACCTGGCGGATCGTGCTCGACATGGGCAACGGGGCGCTCGGCGTCCTGCAGCGCTACGTCGACCCGCTGCTGATCGACGCGGTCCTGCTCTCGCACCTGCACGCCGACCACTGCGTCGACATGACCTCCTACTACGTGCTCCGCAAGTGGCACCCGACCGGCCCGCAGCCGCCCATACCGGTCTACGGCCCCAAGGGCACCGGGCGGCGGCTGGCGAAGGCCTACGACCTGCCCAAGCGCCCCGGGATGCGCGAGGAGTTCGCGTTCTCGACCTACACCGGGCCGATCCATCTCGGTCCGTTCGTGATCACCCCGACGGCCGTGGAGCATCCGGTCGATGCGTACGGGCTGCGGATCGAGGCGCACGGCAAGGTCATCGCCTACAGCGGCGACACCGCCGAGACCGAGGCGCTCCTCGACATCGCCACCGAGGCCGACCTGTTCCTGTGCGAGGCGGCCTTCCGTGACGGCGTCGAGAACCCGCCCGGGGTGCACATCACCGGCGTCCATGCGGGGGAGTACGCCACCAAGGCACATGTGAAGAAGCTGGTCATCACCCACGTCCCGCCCTGGCACGACTCCGCCGACGCCCTCCGCGAGGCGCGCTCGGCGTACGACGGTCCGACGGAGCTGGCGGCGACGGGGTCGATCTACGAGATCTGA